A window of Streptomyces armeniacus contains these coding sequences:
- a CDS encoding DUF3046 domain-containing protein — protein MRLTVFWQRMADHFGEAYADSFARDHVMSALGGRTVREALDAGWPAKDVWRVVCDVMDVPAHKR, from the coding sequence ATGCGGTTGACGGTTTTCTGGCAGCGGATGGCGGATCACTTCGGCGAGGCGTACGCGGACTCGTTCGCCCGGGACCACGTGATGTCCGCGCTGGGCGGCCGTACGGTACGCGAGGCGCTCGACGCCGGGTGGCCGGCGAAGGACGTGTGGCGTGTGGTGTGCGACGTGATGGATGTCCCTGCCCACAAGAGGTGA
- a CDS encoding AzlD domain-containing protein yields the protein MTPTEIWIAIAVTAAGCYLVKLLGLAVPAGALERPAVRRLAALLPVALLAALTAQQTFSDGTALVLDARAAGLAAAAVALLLRAPFLLVVGVAVLATAAVRALA from the coding sequence GTGACCCCGACAGAGATCTGGATCGCGATCGCGGTAACCGCTGCCGGCTGCTACCTGGTCAAGCTGCTCGGTCTCGCCGTGCCGGCCGGCGCGCTCGAGCGCCCCGCGGTCAGGCGGCTGGCGGCGCTGCTGCCGGTGGCGCTGCTCGCGGCGCTGACCGCGCAGCAGACGTTCAGCGACGGCACCGCCCTGGTGCTCGACGCGCGTGCGGCCGGGCTGGCGGCGGCCGCCGTCGCACTGCTGCTGCGTGCGCCGTTCCTGCTCGTCGTCGGGGTGGCCGTGCTCGCCACCGCGGCCGTACGGGCGCTGGCCTGA